The Actinomycetota bacterium genome segment TAATTGATTTCGAGACTTTTTCTGAACAGGCTGCAGATTATTTTGAAAAACAAGCAGCTAAAATTTATACTGCCTACCAGGATCAGCTGTATAAAGCCAATGCCCTGGATTTTGATGATCTTTTAATGTACATGGTGGATATATTAAAACTCTTTCCAGAGGTTAAGAAAAAATACCAGGAAAAATTTAAATACATACTGGTAGACGAGTTTCAAGATACCAACCAGGCCCAAAATGAGATAATAATGCTTCTCTCGGAAAGCCACCACCGGATTTGCGTGGTAGGAGACGATGACCAGAGTATTTATAGCTGGAGGGGAGCCGATATAAGGAATATTATTGATTTTGACCGTCAATTTTCCCATACCAAGGTAATTAAACTGGAACAAAACTACCGTTCCACTCAGAACATACTGGATGCGGCTTATCAACTTATCAAAAATAATGAGAGCCGGAAAGAGAAAAAGCTATGGACCCAGAATCCCAAGGGTGAGCTAATATCCAGTTATAGGGCTGAAGATGAAAAGAAGGAAGTAGCTTTTATACTGCAAAAGATTAACCAGTACCATGAATCAGGTAAAAACTACCGGGATTTTGCCGTCTTTTACCGCACTAATGCCCAGTCCAGGGCGGTGGAAGAACAGCTTATCAAACAGAATATCCCCTATAAGATTTTTGGCGGGGTAAGGTTTTATGACCGTAAAGAGATAAAGGATATGTTGGCTTATTTCAAGCTTATAGCCAATCCTTCCGATGTTATCAGCTTGACCAGGATAGTAAATGTCCCTTCACGTAAAATTGGTAAGAAAACCCTGGATACCATAGAAAAATATTCCCAAAGAAACCGTATTACCTTTTGTGAAGCTTTTTACCGCAGTGACGAAGTAGGTGAGCTGTCTGAAGGGGTAAAGAAAAGGATCTCCGACTTTATATCATTTATGGCTGGCTTAAGGGAATTTATCCAGGAGGGGAGCCTGGGAAGCTTACTGGAAAAAATATGGACAGATACCGGGTATATGAAAGAATTAAAATCAGAGCAGACCATAGATGCTATGAACCGCATAGAAAATCTAAGGGAGCTGCTTACGGTAACCCTGGAATTTGAAGCCAGGGCTACTCAGGAAGGCTTTAGCAAGCTGGTATCTTTCCTGGAAGAGATTTCCCTGCTAACTGATATTGACAATTATGACCAGGATTCTGATGCCATGGTGCTTATGACCCTGCATAATGCCAAAGGCCTGGAGTTTCCGGTGGTATTTATTATTGGGATGGAAGAAGGTATTTTCCCTCACTCCAGGAGTATGGCCAGCCTGGATCAGCTGGAGGAGGAAAGAAGGCTTTGCTATGTGGGAATGACCAGGGCCCAGGAGAAGCTGTTTTTAACTTCCGCTAAAAGCCACAGCATTTACGGAGATACCAGGTTTAGTACCATTTCCAGGTTTTTAAAGGAAATACCCCCGCAATTGCTGGAAGATGAAAGCCCTAAAAAAATTCCGTTACCCGGTCTGGCTTCCAGGGAAATCCCGGAAATAGGAGCAGGAGAAATGGTAGAGCATAAACTATGGGGAAAAGGCCGGGTATTAAAGGTTAAAGAGCTGCCCCAGGATATAGAACTGGATATTGAGTTCGATAGCGTGGGACTAAAGCACTTGCTGGGAAGCTATGCCCCTATAAAGAAGGTTCACGGTTAAGGAATTAGCTCAAGGTTAAGATAGGAATTTGAGCAGTTCCGATACCTCTTTTTCTGTTCCCGTAGTGAGAGTAGTTACCATAACTGCATTACCGTGTTTCCTGGCTGCCTGGTATGCTTTAAAGATAGACTGGTAAAGCTGGTCTTCATCTTGTGACCAGGCAACTGTGCTTAAAGGATTAATCTTATATTTTACCATTTGTCTACCCAGGCTGGCCCAAAAGGCATCTAATGCTTCATCTATATTTTGCTGCCTTACCGGGTAAAGGCTTATTTGTACGGCTATCATAAGCTTGCTCCTTATAGTAGTTTTAATATTTCTTCCTTTACTTGGTTGAATTCTGGAGAGGTAAGTATGTTGATGTCCCGGGGCCTGGCAATATTTATATCGAATACCTTATTTACTAATGCAGGCCTTTGGCTGAGCAAATATATCCTATCGGAAAGGAACAGGGCTTCATCTATATCATGGGTTATAAACAGTATGGATGCATCCAGCTTGTCAAAAAGCCTTAAGAGCCAGGCCTGCATCTTCCTACGTGTTATGGCATCCAAGCTGGCAAAGGGCTCATCTAAGAGCATGATATCCTGGGCAAAAAGATAGGTTCTTAGTAAAGCAGCCCTCTGCCTCATACCTCCTGAGAGCTGGGAAGGGTAATTTTGCTCAAAACCTTGTAGCCCGAACTCAGGAATATATCCGGCTGCTTTCCGGTGTGCACTTTTTTTGGTTTCACCCTTTATATAAAGGGGCAGGCATACATTATCCAATATATTGTTCCAGGGGAGGAGCAGGTCCTTCTGGTGCATGTAGCTTACCCTTCCGGTCTTGCCGTTATATAACTCGCTGTCAATTATTACTTTCCCCTGGTCTGGTTTCTCCAGGCCAGAAATAATATTAAACAGGGTGCTTTTTCCGCATCCGCTGGGTCCCAATATTGACACAAATTGGCGCCGGTACAATTCCAGGTTTATATTTTCCAGGGTGTTTAGCCCTGGATAGCTTTTTTTTATGTCTATTACTTCCAGTATCTTGTCATTTTTATTGATCATTATGGCTCCGGTAAAAATTCATTGGTGTAAGCTTGGTTAAAATCGAGGGGTTTACTGATAAGACCCTTTTCATACATCCAGCTGCTGAATCCTTCCCAAATTTCTTCTTTCATATAGCCCCATCCTTGGCTATGACTTATGTAATGAGTGGAAAGGTATTGCTGGCTGGCTATTATCATATCACTATCCAGCTCCGGGTTTTCCTTTAACAGAATCCGGGCTGCATCATCAGGCTGCTCAATACAGAACTGGTAGCCTTCCTGGGTAGCTTGAAGAAAATTTTCTACCAGCTGGGGATTTTCTTCTATGGTATTTTTGGAGGCGATAATTACCGGTGTATAGAAATTCAGCTGGGGATCCAAATCCTGAAGCAGCATAAAATCTAATGGAAAACCCATAAGCTCTGCCCTTATTCCGTCCCATCCATAATATATCCAGGCAAAATCTATATCTCTCTGCACGCTGGCAAAAAAATCGGCAGCACCAATATTAACCATTTCCAGCTGGGAATAGTCTGCTCCGTATTTATCCATCAAGCCTTTGAGCATGGCTTCTTCCATAGGGGAACCCCAGCCGCCGTACCTTTTGCCTTCAAAATCCGCAGGGGTATCTATATTCCTTTCGGCAGGGGAAGCAAAACCTGAGGTATTTTGCTGGATTATAGCCGCTACCGCCACTATGGGTAATGGCTGGTCTGCAGTTCGGGCATAAGTCACCTGTTCTTGATAGCTTATGCCAAAATCCCCTTTATTGGCTGCGATAAGCTCTGCACTGCCGCCCTCTGCAGGCTGTATTATTTCAACTTCCAGCCCCATATCTTTATAGAAACCCTTATCCCTGGCCACATATAGGCCGGTGTGGTTGGTATTGGGCACCCAGTCCAGTATTACCGTAATATTATTTAACTGCGCAGCGGAAGAAGCAGCGCAGGAAATAGATATAAAGGTTAAAAATAATATTGAAGCTATTAAAAAAATAAGTAATTTTTTTATTCTATTCATGACAGTCCTTTCACCGATTAACTTTCACTTAATATATTCCAAATCTTTTTGGCTAGACCAGGGCATAGTCTTTTTTTCCACCAATTCTATAAGTTTTAACAGCAGTATGCTAAGAACAGTTATAACCAGTATGGCTGCAAACACCCTGTCGGTAGCAAAAGATTGCTTGGCCCTTATCATATACACACCAAGTCCTGCCTTGCCTCCCACCCATTCTCCAATAGTAGCCCCCATAATACTGTAGGTAGCTGCAATCTTCAGTCCCGAGAAAAACCCTGACATAGAGCCGGGCAGTTTTACATACCTGTATATCTGGCGCCGGCTAGAACCCATGGACCTTAACAGGTCTACAAGATCCTGGTCCACTGCTGCCAGGGATTGGATCAGGCTTATGGTTATGGGAAAAAAACATATAAGTACAACTATGATAAGCTTGGGGGTATAGCCATAACCAAACCAGATTATAAATAGGGGAGCCACCACTATCAGGGGTATGGTCTGGGAAATTATTAGCAGGGGGTAGACAGTTTTACTGAAACCCTGCAGGGCATCCATCAGTATTGAGATTAAAAATGAGAGGACTATAGCTATAATAAAGCCAGTAAAGGCTTCATAAAGGGTGACCACTATATCGAATTGCATATCCCTGAAGCCTAAAATTAAGCTTGCTGCAATACTGCTGGGGGAAGGCAGAATATAAGCAGGAAAGGCATTTAGCCTGGCCAGCAGTTCCCATATAGCAATTATGGCCAAAATCAAAAGTACCGGATAATATCTGCTGATTTTGTTTCTAGCCAGCTTCCTTTCCATATTACTGCAGCTCCTTTACTATGAGCAGCTTGCCTTCCCCTATTTCTATCTGGGCACAAGGTCCGGTAAATTCATTGCTTACTCCTCTTACCGGAGAAAACAGAAGCCTTTCATTTTTCAGCCGATATTTTAGCCCTTTGGTGTGGTTAACCACCGTATAGGGGGTTAACGAAAACAGGCTAATCTCCATACCCCTGTTTCCCTCTAGGGTAGCTTTTTTAAAAACAGTAAATATTTCCTGTTTCTCGGTTATTATCCTTATGTCTATTTCCTGCAGCAAGGGATCAGCCAATAACATTATATTGGCCAGGCTGTGGTCAATTCTTCCTCCTGTAGCCCCCAATATTATGGTTTGTCCTGCTCCTGCCCTTACTGCTTCCTTTACCGCCAGGTAAGTGTCGGTATAATCTTTATGGGCAGGTTGTTGAATAAACTTTACCCCCTTTTTTTGCAGGCTGATTTTGGTCTGCAAGTTAATGCTGTCCATATCTCCAATAACTAAATGGGGAGTTAACCCCAGCCTTAAGGTATGGTCCGCGCCCCCGTCAGCACTAATGACCAGGTCAGGTTCGCTGAACCCCAATTTAAATATGTTTTGCCTTATCTGTTCCAAATCTCCTATATGGCCATTGGCCACAATAATGTTTTTTTGCTTATTATCCATAGTTTCCTTTCAAAAAAAAAGCCAACCTGACATAGGTTGGCATACTAATATTAGCTACACTTCCCTACGCTAGCATTATCTAGGTCAGGTGGTTGGGGTCGGCATAAACATGCCCTCTCAGCCTTCTGGCTCCCCCAGCGCTTGAATATTCAATTTTCAAAGAATTTTCATTATAATAATAACAGTTTTACTGATTATAGATTACCACCAACCGGTAAA includes the following:
- a CDS encoding ABC transporter permease, with the translated sequence MERKLARNKISRYYPVLLILAIIAIWELLARLNAFPAYILPSPSSIAASLILGFRDMQFDIVVTLYEAFTGFIIAIVLSFLISILMDALQGFSKTVYPLLIISQTIPLIVVAPLFIIWFGYGYTPKLIIVVLICFFPITISLIQSLAAVDQDLVDLLRSMGSSRRQIYRYVKLPGSMSGFFSGLKIAATYSIMGATIGEWVGGKAGLGVYMIRAKQSFATDRVFAAILVITVLSILLLKLIELVEKKTMPWSSQKDLEYIK
- a CDS encoding thiamine diphosphokinase, with product MDNKQKNIIVANGHIGDLEQIRQNIFKLGFSEPDLVISADGGADHTLRLGLTPHLVIGDMDSINLQTKISLQKKGVKFIQQPAHKDYTDTYLAVKEAVRAGAGQTIILGATGGRIDHSLANIMLLADPLLQEIDIRIITEKQEIFTVFKKATLEGNRGMEISLFSLTPYTVVNHTKGLKYRLKNERLLFSPVRGVSNEFTGPCAQIEIGEGKLLIVKELQ
- a CDS encoding UvrD-helicase domain-containing protein gives rise to the protein MELEKYLNPQQVQAVKNTEGPLLVIAGAGSGKTRVLTYRIAYLVKHLKVDPFNVLAITFTNKAAREMKKRVIGLVGRIGESMWVSTFHSFCARVLRSEISKLGISSNYVIYDQDDSIKLVARCIKDANLDIKSFSPRAIAAVISDAKNRLIDFETFSEQAADYFEKQAAKIYTAYQDQLYKANALDFDDLLMYMVDILKLFPEVKKKYQEKFKYILVDEFQDTNQAQNEIIMLLSESHHRICVVGDDDQSIYSWRGADIRNIIDFDRQFSHTKVIKLEQNYRSTQNILDAAYQLIKNNESRKEKKLWTQNPKGELISSYRAEDEKKEVAFILQKINQYHESGKNYRDFAVFYRTNAQSRAVEEQLIKQNIPYKIFGGVRFYDRKEIKDMLAYFKLIANPSDVISLTRIVNVPSRKIGKKTLDTIEKYSQRNRITFCEAFYRSDEVGELSEGVKKRISDFISFMAGLREFIQEGSLGSLLEKIWTDTGYMKELKSEQTIDAMNRIENLRELLTVTLEFEARATQEGFSKLVSFLEEISLLTDIDNYDQDSDAMVLMTLHNAKGLEFPVVFIIGMEEGIFPHSRSMASLDQLEEERRLCYVGMTRAQEKLFLTSAKSHSIYGDTRFSTISRFLKEIPPQLLEDESPKKIPLPGLASREIPEIGAGEMVEHKLWGKGRVLKVKELPQDIELDIEFDSVGLKHLLGSYAPIKKVHG
- a CDS encoding ABC transporter substrate-binding protein; translated protein: MNRIKKLLIFLIASILFLTFISISCAASSAAQLNNITVILDWVPNTNHTGLYVARDKGFYKDMGLEVEIIQPAEGGSAELIAANKGDFGISYQEQVTYARTADQPLPIVAVAAIIQQNTSGFASPAERNIDTPADFEGKRYGGWGSPMEEAMLKGLMDKYGADYSQLEMVNIGAADFFASVQRDIDFAWIYYGWDGIRAELMGFPLDFMLLQDLDPQLNFYTPVIIASKNTIEENPQLVENFLQATQEGYQFCIEQPDDAARILLKENPELDSDMIIASQQYLSTHYISHSQGWGYMKEEIWEGFSSWMYEKGLISKPLDFNQAYTNEFLPEP
- a CDS encoding ABC transporter ATP-binding protein, with translation MINKNDKILEVIDIKKSYPGLNTLENINLELYRRQFVSILGPSGCGKSTLFNIISGLEKPDQGKVIIDSELYNGKTGRVSYMHQKDLLLPWNNILDNVCLPLYIKGETKKSAHRKAAGYIPEFGLQGFEQNYPSQLSGGMRQRAALLRTYLFAQDIMLLDEPFASLDAITRRKMQAWLLRLFDKLDASILFITHDIDEALFLSDRIYLLSQRPALVNKVFDINIARPRDINILTSPEFNQVKEEILKLL